A segment of the Deltaproteobacteria bacterium genome:
TACGATCTCGGTTCGGGCGACGGCCGCATCGTCATCGCCGCCGCCAAGCGCGGCGCGCACGCCACCGGGTTTGAAATCGACGGCGACCTAGTAAGAAAATCCGAAGAGAACATTCGCGCCGCCGGCGTGCAAGACCGCGCGCACATCAAGCAACAAGACATTTTGACGGTCGATCTTTCGCCGGCATCGGTGCTTACCATGTATCTTTTGCCCGACGTCAACCTCAAGCTCCGCCCCAATATTCTGAGTCAGCTCAAGCCCGGCTCGCGAGTGGTGTCGCACTCGTTTAACATGGGTGACTGGGAACCCGATCGCACGGAACGTGTCAACGGTCGGATCATACATCTCTGGACCGTGCCAGCCAAAAAGCCCTAAACGTCTCGTCAT
Coding sequences within it:
- a CDS encoding methyltransferase domain-containing protein → MPHKRANYFAGFAIALALIATIHPTRAQDSIFDNKQIVPFVPSPQEVVDKMIELAGVKAGDVVYDLGSGDGRIVIAAAKRGAHATGFEIDGDLVRKSEENIRAAGVQDRAHIKQQDILTVDLSPASVLTMYLLPDVNLKLRPNILSQLKPGSRVVSHSFNMGDWEPDRTERVNGRIIHLWTVPAKKP